A region of Triplophysa dalaica isolate WHDGS20190420 chromosome 18, ASM1584641v1, whole genome shotgun sequence DNA encodes the following proteins:
- the zgc:136971 gene encoding S9 family peptidase isoform X2 → MENEIRDVFRHCIRFPVPISASVVSDEPVDTAGEKRCITVLTCWSQCDLERGCKLVFTQRWNLLCKQDTIEHVLPSGMSTQIHGELLSCPSPSGTSRAVIREEAGNQHLEIWGQNGLEKSLDLTALKKHGKVYEDAQFGCLAWSPCEKKLLYVAEKMRVESLGHSSFASPNENGGQVLLEEQDKSVYVEDWGEGLVGKSCPVLCVADLSKGAVIVYAGVPPHISPGQALWAPNGRGIVFVGQWNEPFRLGLKFCSNRRSAFYYLDMKGNCECLSSDSLSVSSPRMSPDLCWIVYLQGQMFGPHHQCLKMMLYDMKNRTTSVLVDVVRRAEKGQFAGIYEQLPSQCWSADSERVFFSSACENSKAMFSVDRSTGRVTQVCGTDALRLDDFGGVQLLTVQKDLMVMSCSSPNQPPCLKVGFLSSVDQAEDMQLCNLGGAYVYEGFDWQPMLITPPSQEENHQFSGLNFGAILLKPYSPPRRKSPLVVNIHGGPHAHFAAEWNATAAALTKLGFAVLMVNYRGSTGFGQDSIECLLGNVGSQDVKDVQRAVLSALQNEASLDPDRVVVMGGSHGGFLACHLIGQYPDFYKACAARNPVINAATLLGTSDIVDWRYSSVGFQYAFDRLPTPQSLTAMLEKSPIIHAAQIRAPVLLMLGGRDRRVSPHQGLELYRALKSRNILVRLLWYSDEGHSLSKVTTQSDCFLNILLWFREHLNLVDTHNS, encoded by the exons ATGGAGAATGAGATCAGAGATGTGTTCAGACACTGTATCAGGTTTCCTGTACCCATTTCTGCCTCTGTGGTCTCCGATGAGCCAGTGGACACTGCCGGCGAAAAGCGGTGCATTACTGTATTGACCT GTTGGAGTCAGTGTGATTTGGAGAGGGGTTGTAAACTGGTTTTCACTCAGAGGTGGAATCTACTGTGTAAACAAGACACAATAGAGCATGTGCTACCATCTGGGATGAGCACGCAAATACATGGAga GTTGCTTAGCTGCCCGTCTCCTTCTGGGACGTCCCGAGCTGTCATTAGGGAAGAGGCGGGAAACCAGCACTTGGAG ATTTGGGGCCAAAATGGTTTGGAGAAGAGTTTGGACCTCACAGCTTTGAAAAAACACGGAAAAGTTTATGAAGATG CTCAGTTTGGATGTTTAGCTTGGTCACCATGTGAAAAGAAGTTGCTCTATGTGGCTGAGAAGATGAGGGTGGAGTCATTAGGGCATTCGTCATTTGCGTCACCCAATGAGAATGGAGGGCAGGTGTTGCTGGAGGAACAG GATAAAAGCGTTTATGTGGAAGACTGGGGAGAGGGGCTTGTGGGTAAAAGCTGTCCAGTGTTGTGTGTAGCTGATCTGAGTAAGGGGGCTGTTATTGTTTATGCTGGAGTGCCTCCTCATATATCACCAGGACAG GCTCTGTGGGCACCTAATGGAAGGGGCATTGTTTTTGTGGGCCAGTGGAATGAGCCTTTCAGACTGGGCCTGAAGTTTTGCTCGAACCGCAG GTCAGCTTTTTACTACCTGGATATGAAGGGGAACTGTG AGTGTTTGTCATCTGACAGCCTCTCTGTGTCAAGCCCTAGAATGAGTCCAGACTTGTGCTGGATCGTGTACTTGCAGGGACAGATGTTTGGACCACATCATCAATGCCTGAAAATGATGCTG TATGACATGAAAAACAGAACCACATCAGTTTTGGTTGATGTGGTCAGGAGAGCCGAAAAAG GTCAGTTTGCTGGTATATATGAACAGTTGCCATCTCAGTGCTGGTCTGCAGACAGCGAGAGAGTCTTTTTCAGCAGTGCATGTGAAAACAGTAAG GCCATGTTCTCAGTGGACAGGAGCACAGGAAGAGTCACACAAGTGTGCGGGACAGATGCTCTTAGACTAG ATGATTTTGGAGGTGTGCAGCTGTTGACAGTACAGAAAGATCTGATGGTGATGAGCTGCTCGTCTCCAAATCAGCCTCCCTGcctg aaagtcgGCTTTCTCTCATCGGTCGATCAGGCTGAGGACATGCAACTTTGTAATCTGGGTGGAGCGTATGTTTATGAGGGATTTGATTGGCAGCCTATGTTGATAACGCCCCCTTCCCAGGAGGAGAACCATCAGTTCT CTGGTTTAAATTTTGGAGCAATTTTATTGAAGCCATATAGCCCCCCCAGAAGAAAAAGTCCTTTGGTGGTGAATATACATG gTGGTCCTCATGCTCATTTTGCTGCGGAATGGAACGCCACCGCCGCTGCTTTAACCAAACTGGGTTTTGCCGTTCTAATGG TAAACTACAGAGGTTCCACTGGATTTGGTCAGGACAGCATAGAGTGTCTCCTTGGAAATGTCGGCAGTCAGGATGTCAAAGATGTTCAG AGAGCAGTGTTGTCCGCCTTGCAGAATGAGGCAAGTCTTGATCCTGATAGGGTGGTTGTGATGGGCGGCTCTCACGGAGGATTCTTGGCTTGTCACCTGATTGGTCAGTATCCGGATTTCTACAAAGCGTGTGCAGCAAGGAACCCCGTTATCAATGCAGCCACACTTCTGGGAACCAGTGACATTGTAGACTG GAGATATTCCTCTGTTGGATTTCAGTATGCATTTGACAGGCTGCCCACACCCCAATCCCTCACTGCCATGCTTGAGAAGTCCCCAATAATACATGCTGCACAG atcCGTGCTCCTGTGTTGTTGATGCTGGGGGGCAGAGACAGAAGAGTATCACCTCACCAGGGTCTGGAGCTCTACAGAGCACTGAAGAGCAGGAATATACTCGtcag GTTATTGTGGTACAGTGATGAGGGTCACTCGCTGTCTAAAGTCACCACTCAGTCTGACTGCTTCCTCAACATCCTTCTGTGGTTCAGAGAGCATTTAAACTTAGTTGACACACATAACTCATGA
- the zgc:136971 gene encoding S9 family peptidase isoform X1, which produces MTTLVKMFSHSSQHTELHKTILRGEQQPVVQKCQECCSLYHCPYCGPEMFKPTIKSKCLKHLQGHRRRAIRHKEFLIFKCHLKCRAAPHFHCVSCTSTFMRKDGFLKHLGMCENKKTKIMVVEVKPEECSSASEPITTVSHIVSSAEEMLVNEGCKNLITEDITQNICKRKENLVEHLYPEKSEDTAAQGPTDEDSVSKGPTEEGEIMDEHVITAKAPVDEENNVFPSVVDMRVSVGDHSVLNAAQNPHPTETDVAIQTFVNEIFSGHTPVESNAPHRSRSDAQDLCPFCGLMLNRKNLQVHLKRKHPEQVSSQEKPAPSQLKTTKRVPLRKQQKIAMENEIRDVFRHCIRFPVPISASVVSDEPVDTAGEKRCITVLTCWSQCDLERGCKLVFTQRWNLLCKQDTIEHVLPSGMSTQIHGELLSCPSPSGTSRAVIREEAGNQHLEIWGQNGLEKSLDLTALKKHGKVYEDAQFGCLAWSPCEKKLLYVAEKMRVESLGHSSFASPNENGGQVLLEEQDKSVYVEDWGEGLVGKSCPVLCVADLSKGAVIVYAGVPPHISPGQALWAPNGRGIVFVGQWNEPFRLGLKFCSNRRSAFYYLDMKGNCECLSSDSLSVSSPRMSPDLCWIVYLQGQMFGPHHQCLKMMLYDMKNRTTSVLVDVVRRAEKGQFAGIYEQLPSQCWSADSERVFFSSACENSKAMFSVDRSTGRVTQVCGTDALRLDDFGGVQLLTVQKDLMVMSCSSPNQPPCLKVGFLSSVDQAEDMQLCNLGGAYVYEGFDWQPMLITPPSQEENHQFSGLNFGAILLKPYSPPRRKSPLVVNIHGGPHAHFAAEWNATAAALTKLGFAVLMVNYRGSTGFGQDSIECLLGNVGSQDVKDVQRAVLSALQNEASLDPDRVVVMGGSHGGFLACHLIGQYPDFYKACAARNPVINAATLLGTSDIVDWRYSSVGFQYAFDRLPTPQSLTAMLEKSPIIHAAQIRAPVLLMLGGRDRRVSPHQGLELYRALKSRNILVRLLWYSDEGHSLSKVTTQSDCFLNILLWFREHLNLVDTHNS; this is translated from the exons ATGACAACTTTAGTCAAAATGTTCAGCCATTCAAGTCAACACACAGAG CTACACAAAACAATTTTGCGAGGAGAGCAGCAGCCAGTTGTTCAGAAATGCCAGGAATGTTGTTCGCTGTACCACTGTCCTTATTGCGGGCCAGAGATGTTCAAACCCACCATCAAAAGCAAGTGTCTGAAACATTTACAGGGTCATCGACGAAGAGCAATACGACACAAAG AGTTCCTTATATTCAAATGTCATTTAAAGTGCAGAGCTGCTCCACACTTTCACTGTGTCAGCTGCACATCCACCTTCATGAGGAAAGATGGATTTTTAAAACATCTGGGGATGTGTGAGAACAAAAAAACTAAGATAATGGTGGTAGAGGTCAAACCTGAGGAGTGTTCTTCAGCATCTGAGCCTATAACAACAGTTTCACATATAGTTAGCAGTGCTGAAGAGATGCTTGTCAATGAAGGGTGCAAAAACCTGATTACTGAGGACATCACTCAGAACATCTGTAAAAGAAAAGAGAATCTTGTGGAACACTTGTACCCTGAAAAA TCTGAAGACACGGCAGCCCAGGGACCCACAGATGAGGATTCAGTGAGCAAGGGGCCCACAG AAGAAGGAGAGATTATGGATGAGCATGTGATCACAGCCAAGGCCCCTGTGGATGAAGAAAATAATGTATTCCCCTCAGTGGTAGATATGCGTGTCTCTGTAGGGGATCACAGTGTGTTGAACGCTGCTCAGAACCCTCACCCCACAGAGACTGATGTTGCCATTCAGACTTTTGTAAATGAGATCTTCTCTGGACATACACCTGTTGAAAGCAATGCCCCACATAGGTCCAGATCCGATGCACAAGATCTGTGTCCTTTCTGTGGTTTAATGCTGAACAGGAAAAATCTGCAGGTCCATTTAAAACGAAAGCACCCAGAGCAAGTGTCAAGCCAGGAGAAACCGGCTCCTTCTcagttaaaaacaacaaaacgaGTCCCATTGCGGAAACAGCAGAAG ATTGCAATGGAGAATGAGATCAGAGATGTGTTCAGACACTGTATCAGGTTTCCTGTACCCATTTCTGCCTCTGTGGTCTCCGATGAGCCAGTGGACACTGCCGGCGAAAAGCGGTGCATTACTGTATTGACCT GTTGGAGTCAGTGTGATTTGGAGAGGGGTTGTAAACTGGTTTTCACTCAGAGGTGGAATCTACTGTGTAAACAAGACACAATAGAGCATGTGCTACCATCTGGGATGAGCACGCAAATACATGGAga GTTGCTTAGCTGCCCGTCTCCTTCTGGGACGTCCCGAGCTGTCATTAGGGAAGAGGCGGGAAACCAGCACTTGGAG ATTTGGGGCCAAAATGGTTTGGAGAAGAGTTTGGACCTCACAGCTTTGAAAAAACACGGAAAAGTTTATGAAGATG CTCAGTTTGGATGTTTAGCTTGGTCACCATGTGAAAAGAAGTTGCTCTATGTGGCTGAGAAGATGAGGGTGGAGTCATTAGGGCATTCGTCATTTGCGTCACCCAATGAGAATGGAGGGCAGGTGTTGCTGGAGGAACAG GATAAAAGCGTTTATGTGGAAGACTGGGGAGAGGGGCTTGTGGGTAAAAGCTGTCCAGTGTTGTGTGTAGCTGATCTGAGTAAGGGGGCTGTTATTGTTTATGCTGGAGTGCCTCCTCATATATCACCAGGACAG GCTCTGTGGGCACCTAATGGAAGGGGCATTGTTTTTGTGGGCCAGTGGAATGAGCCTTTCAGACTGGGCCTGAAGTTTTGCTCGAACCGCAG GTCAGCTTTTTACTACCTGGATATGAAGGGGAACTGTG AGTGTTTGTCATCTGACAGCCTCTCTGTGTCAAGCCCTAGAATGAGTCCAGACTTGTGCTGGATCGTGTACTTGCAGGGACAGATGTTTGGACCACATCATCAATGCCTGAAAATGATGCTG TATGACATGAAAAACAGAACCACATCAGTTTTGGTTGATGTGGTCAGGAGAGCCGAAAAAG GTCAGTTTGCTGGTATATATGAACAGTTGCCATCTCAGTGCTGGTCTGCAGACAGCGAGAGAGTCTTTTTCAGCAGTGCATGTGAAAACAGTAAG GCCATGTTCTCAGTGGACAGGAGCACAGGAAGAGTCACACAAGTGTGCGGGACAGATGCTCTTAGACTAG ATGATTTTGGAGGTGTGCAGCTGTTGACAGTACAGAAAGATCTGATGGTGATGAGCTGCTCGTCTCCAAATCAGCCTCCCTGcctg aaagtcgGCTTTCTCTCATCGGTCGATCAGGCTGAGGACATGCAACTTTGTAATCTGGGTGGAGCGTATGTTTATGAGGGATTTGATTGGCAGCCTATGTTGATAACGCCCCCTTCCCAGGAGGAGAACCATCAGTTCT CTGGTTTAAATTTTGGAGCAATTTTATTGAAGCCATATAGCCCCCCCAGAAGAAAAAGTCCTTTGGTGGTGAATATACATG gTGGTCCTCATGCTCATTTTGCTGCGGAATGGAACGCCACCGCCGCTGCTTTAACCAAACTGGGTTTTGCCGTTCTAATGG TAAACTACAGAGGTTCCACTGGATTTGGTCAGGACAGCATAGAGTGTCTCCTTGGAAATGTCGGCAGTCAGGATGTCAAAGATGTTCAG AGAGCAGTGTTGTCCGCCTTGCAGAATGAGGCAAGTCTTGATCCTGATAGGGTGGTTGTGATGGGCGGCTCTCACGGAGGATTCTTGGCTTGTCACCTGATTGGTCAGTATCCGGATTTCTACAAAGCGTGTGCAGCAAGGAACCCCGTTATCAATGCAGCCACACTTCTGGGAACCAGTGACATTGTAGACTG GAGATATTCCTCTGTTGGATTTCAGTATGCATTTGACAGGCTGCCCACACCCCAATCCCTCACTGCCATGCTTGAGAAGTCCCCAATAATACATGCTGCACAG atcCGTGCTCCTGTGTTGTTGATGCTGGGGGGCAGAGACAGAAGAGTATCACCTCACCAGGGTCTGGAGCTCTACAGAGCACTGAAGAGCAGGAATATACTCGtcag GTTATTGTGGTACAGTGATGAGGGTCACTCGCTGTCTAAAGTCACCACTCAGTCTGACTGCTTCCTCAACATCCTTCTGTGGTTCAGAGAGCATTTAAACTTAGTTGACACACATAACTCATGA